A region of Pseudomonas sp. Marseille-Q3773 DNA encodes the following proteins:
- a CDS encoding YbaN family protein: MRYVLLATGWLSVALGVLGIFLPVLPTTPFLLLAAACFARSSPRFHHWLVHHPKLGPWIRDYLSGEGIPLKGKLYAIGLMWASIGLSCYLVPLFWARAFMLASAVLVSLYILSQKTLPKPK, encoded by the coding sequence GTGCGCTACGTGCTGCTGGCCACTGGCTGGCTCAGCGTTGCGCTGGGGGTGCTGGGGATTTTCCTGCCGGTCCTGCCCACCACCCCGTTCCTGCTGCTGGCGGCGGCCTGCTTTGCCCGCAGCTCGCCGCGCTTTCACCACTGGCTGGTCCACCACCCCAAACTCGGGCCGTGGATTCGCGACTACCTCAGTGGTGAAGGCATCCCCCTCAAGGGCAAGCTCTACGCCATCGGCCTGATGTGGGCCAGCATCGGCCTGTCATGCTACCTGGTCCCCCTGTTCTGGGCCCGCGCTTTCATGCTGGCCAGCGCTGTACTGGTGAGCTTGTATATCCTCAGCCAGAAAACCCTGCCCAAGCCGAAGTGA